One Rhodohalobacter sp. SW132 DNA segment encodes these proteins:
- the tnpA gene encoding IS200/IS605 family transposase, producing the protein MPNTYSKLHAQIIFAVKGRSNFIHNEWRDEFYKYISGIVGGKSQKLYSIGGMPDHIHLLIGYKPSVSISDLVRDIKSNSSAFVNRKMFSDKKFQWQSGFGAFSYGQSQIADVIRYIENQPEHHKHRTFKEEYIQFLKNFNIEYDSDYLFEFYD; encoded by the coding sequence ATGCCAAACACCTATTCTAAGCTACATGCACAAATTATATTTGCCGTAAAGGGACGATCCAATTTCATTCACAATGAATGGAGAGATGAATTCTATAAATACATTTCCGGGATTGTAGGTGGGAAATCTCAAAAGCTATATTCCATCGGGGGTATGCCCGATCACATTCATTTGCTCATAGGATACAAACCTTCTGTTTCAATCTCTGATCTTGTAAGAGATATCAAATCCAACTCTTCAGCATTTGTTAACCGAAAGATGTTCAGTGATAAGAAATTTCAGTGGCAATCAGGATTTGGAGCGTTTAGTTACGGACAATCACAGATAGCCGATGTGATTCGATATATCGAAAATCAGCCAGAGCACCACAAACATCGAACGTTCAAAGAAGAATATATTCAGTTTCTGAAGAATTTTAATATTGAATACGACTCAGACTATCTGTTTGAATTTTATGACTGA